In Streptomyces paludis, the genomic stretch AAGAGCGTCGGGGGCGTCGTCGACGGCGCGACCGGCACCGGCTCGGACAGCGCCACCACCGACCCGGCGGCCGGCGCCACGGACGGCGCCTCCGGCACCGAGACCCCCGGCTACGGCGACAGCGGCACCCAGACGGGCGGTACGGCCCCCTCGGCGACCACCACCCCCTCGCCGGCCGCGAGCGACGCCAAGGAGTCCGCCACGCCCGAGGCCGACGCCTCCTCCGCGCCCGCCAAGGGCAAGCACCGGGGCGCCCCCGCCAAGGAGGATGACGGCGCATCGGGCAATACGGATAAAGAGCGCGAACCGAACGACCGCGCCTCGCGCGGCAGCGCGACCGCCCGCGACGGAAGCCTCGGCGACGCGTACGGCGGCGAGGAGACCGGCCGCGGCGAGTCCGTCGTCGTCGGCGGCGAGCCCCTCTCGGTCGTGATCGGCAGTCAGAAGGTCGTCGGCGGCTGGGTCTGAGGTGAACGGGGCACCGTTGACGTCCGCGGCGCCCCGTTCGGCCCTGGCCAGGCCCCTGGCCGCGATCCGAAACATGGCCCGATCGGAGGGTGTTTCGGTGGCCTATGTCCGCTTCTGCGTAAGTGAGACAAGGGTCTCTTTGCCGCAACTGGGGTCATTTGCTCTGGCGGTTGGGTCATCCCCGGGCCCACCTGCGGAAACGTGAAGGCCGTTGAAGCCCGGACGGGCGATTTCTCCCGGATGTGCCTCTTTGAACAACCACCCGGGCTGTGATTACGGTCTGAACCGCTCGCACCGCGGGCCCCGTCGACCGAAACGCCGAATCCTGCCGTCGGTCGGGGGGAGTGGTCGTCGCGTAAAGCGCCGAAGGCAGGAGCGGGGGACCCAATGGTTCGCGCCGGTCCCGGCCGTCGAGAGACGGTCCGGGGACGGCTTGGGGTGAAGCCGCGTGTGAGAGCACGCGGCCGGGCAACTCACTTGGCCCGAACCCGACAGCTGACCTCGTAGGCGTCGGTGAGGAGATGCTTCATGCTGCTGCGTTCGAGCAAGGCCAAGCACCGTCGTCCGTCCAAGGCGGTCCGTTACGCCACACTCGCCGGAATCACCGGTGCCGCCGTCGCGGCCCCGCTGATCGGCGCCACCTCCGCCTCCGCCGCCACCGCGTCCGAGTGGGACCAGGTCGCCCAGTGCGAGTCGGGCGGCAACTGGTCCATCAACACCGGCAACAGCTTCTACGGCGGCCTTCAGTTCACCAGCTCCACCTGGGCCGCGTACGGCGGCACCGCCTACGCCCCCCGCGCCGACCTGGCGTCCAAGTCCCAGCAGATCGCGGTCGCCGAGAAGGTCCTGGCCGGCCAGGGCAAGGGCGCGTGGCCGAGCTGCGGCGTCAACCTGTCGCGCGCCGCGTACAACGGCGGCTCCGGCACGCAGTCGCAGTCCCAGCCGAAGCAGCAGGCCGCCCCGAAGCAGCAGGCGGCGCCCCAGCAGCAGGCCGCCCCGAAGCAGCAGGCCGCGCCCCGGCAGCCGGCCCGCACCCAGGAGCAGCCGGCCGCCTCGCGCAGCCAGAGCCGCGCCACCGTCACGATCAAGACCGGTGACGGCGAGTACAAGGTCAAGTCCGGCGACACGCTGTCCAGGATCGCCGAGGCCCACAAGGTCAAGGGCGGCTGGAAGAAGGTCTTCGACCTGAACAAGGACATCGTCCAGGACGCGGACGTGATCTACCCGGGCCAGCGGCTCCACCTGAGCTGACCCCGGCTCCGCACGCCCCACCCGCCCCTGAGCACCCCGGCCCGGCGCGCCGCCCCCGTACGCGCCGGGCCGGGGTTTCGGCCGTCGGGCCGGCCGGCGGGTCGCCCGCAGGGCCGGCCGCAGGGCCACGGCCGCCGGGCCGGAGCCCCGGAAACCGGCCGTTACTGGTCGGTACGGGGCAAGAGGGGCAGCCTCCGGCCTACCGATCACTCCGGGCCGGTTAGGCTCATGCCGCAAGGCCAATGAGACCTTGCGCCCACGCGTCACATCCCAGAAGGAGATGCTCGTGCCGTCCATCGACGTCGTCGTAGCCCGGGAAATCCTCGACTCCCGAGGCAACCCCACGGTCGAGGTCGAGGTCGGCCTCGACGACGGCAGCACCGGTCGTGCTGCTGTCCCCTCCGGTGCCTCCACCGGTGCGTTCGAGGCCGTCGAACTCCGCGACGGAGACGCCAGCCGCTACCTGGGCAAGGGTGTCGAGAAGGCCGTCCTCGCCGTCATCGAGCAGCTCGGCCCGGAGCTGGTCGGGTACGACGCCACCGAGCAGCGCCTGATCGACCAGGCGATGATCGACCTGGACGCCACCGAGAACAAGGGCTCGCTCGGCGCGAACGCCATCCTCGGTGTCTCCCTGGCCGTCGCGCACGCCGCCTCCGAAGCCTCGGACCTCCCGCTCTTCCGCTACCTCGGCGGCCCGAACGCGCACCTGCTGCCCGTTCCGATGATGAACATCCTGAACGGCGGCTCGCACGCCGACTCCAACGTGGACATCCAGGAGTTCATGATCGCCCCGATCGGCGCGGAGTCCTTCTCCGAGGCGCTGCGCTGGGGTGCCGAGGTCTACCACACCCTCAAGAAGGTCCTGAAGCAGAAGGGCCTGTCCACCGGCCTCGGCGACGAGGGCGGCTTCGCGCCGAACCTGGAGTCGAACCGCGCCGCGCTCGACCTCATCCTCGAAGCCATCAAGGAGGCCGGTTACGTCCCCGGCCGCGACATCGCGCTCGCGCTCGACGTCGCCGCGTCCGAGTTCTACAAGGACGGCTCGTACGAGTTCGAGGGCAAGTCGCGCTCGGCCGCCGAGATGACCGAGTACTACGCCGAGCTGGTCGAGGCGTACCCGCTCGTCTCCATCGAGGACCCGCTGTACGAGGACGACTGGGCCGGCTGGAAGGTCATCACGGACCAGCTGGGCTCCAAGGTCCAGATCGTCGGCGACGACCTCTTCGTCACCAACCCGGAGCGCCTCGCGCGCGGCATCGAGGAGGGCTCGGCCAACGCCCTGCTCGTCAAGGTCAACCAGATCGGCTCGCTGACCGAGACCCTGGACGCCGTGGAGCTGGCGCAGCGCAACGGCTTCAAGTGCATGATGTCCCACCGTTCCGGCGAGACCGAGGACGTCACCATCGCGGACCTCGCCGTCGCCGTGAACTGCGGCCAGATCAAGACCGGCGCCCCGGCCCGCTCGGACCGCGTCGCCAAGTACAACCAGCTGCTGCGTATCGAGGAGATCCTCGACGACGCGGCGGTGTACGCGGGCCGCAGCGCGTTCCCGCGGTTCCGCTCCGCCTGAGGTTCCGCCTGAGGTGACCCTGAGGTACGCGGGCGCCCGCCCGGTGCCCGCCCGCCCGTCGTCCGTACGTCCCCGGCCCCGGTCCCGTACCGTGTCCGGGGACGTACGTACGTAGGAGGGGAGGGCGGCCATGAGCGGGAACCGGGACCGGTTCTCCACCGCGACCAGGCTGCGGATCATCGGTGAGCAGACGGCCGCCCGGGTCTACCGCTCGCAGAACCGCAGGCAGGACCGCCGCTCCCGGCTCACCGGGCGCGCGGCCTTCCTCGCCCTGGTGGTCTGCACGATGGTGGTGGCGCTCGCGTATCCGATGCGGCAGTACGTGTCGCAGCGGAACGAGATCGCCGACCAGGAACGGCTGGCCCGCGAGGCGAAGCAGCGGGTCGAGGAGCTGCGCGACGAGAAGGCGCGGCTCCGCGACGACGCCTACATCCAGCGGCTGGCGCGCGAGCACCTGCACTATCTGATGCCGGGGGAGACGGGATACACCGTGATCGACCCGGAGACGGCGCGGGAGAAGCGCGACGAGAACCGCGGGTCGGCGGACCGGCCCTGGTACTCGAACGTCCTGGACGGCGTGGACACCGCGGACCGCCCGAAGAACTAGCGGGCAGCAGCCCCCGCACGACAGACGACTCGTCAGAACATTGAGACCAAGGCAGGCATGGACACGCCCCCTCCGCAGACCGAACGCACCGAGCCGACCGAGGCGGACGTCGCGGCCTTCAAGGAACAGCTCGGCCGCCCGCCGCGCGGACTGCGCGCCATCGCGCACCGCTGCCCGTGCGGACAGCCGGATGTCGTCGAGACCGCGCCCCGGCTCCCGGACGGCACACCCTTCCCGACCACGTACTACCTGACCTGCCCGCGCGCGGCCTCGGCCATCGGCACGCTGGAGGCGAACGGGGTCATGCGGGAGATGACGGAGCGGCTCGCGACCGATCCCGGGCTGGCCGCCGCGTACCGCGCGGCGCACGAGGACTATCTCGCCCGGCGCGACGCCATCGAGGTGCTGCCCGGCTTCCCCAGCGCCGGCGGGATGCCGGACCGGGTGAAGTGCCTGCACGTACTCGTCGGCCACTCGCTGGCGGCGGGCCCCGGGGTGAACCCGCTGGGGGACGAGGCGCTCGCGATGCTGCCCGAGTGGTGGGCGAAGGGCCCGTGCGTGAGCCCCTGCGCGGCGGTGGCCGCGCCGGACACCGAGGAGGGGACGGCATGACGAGGGTCGCCGCCATCGACTGCGGTACGAACTCGATCCGCCTCCTGGTCGCGGACGCGGCCCCTGAGACGGGCGAACTGACCGAGCTGGACCGGCGGATGACGATCGTCCGGCTCGGCCAGGGCGTGGACCGGACGGGCCGGCTCGCCCCGGAGGCGCTGGAGCGCACCTTCGCCGCGTGCCGGGAGTACGCGGCCGTGATCAAGGAGCACGGCGCCGAGCGCGTCCGCTTCGTCGCGACCTCCGCCTCGCGCGACGCCGAGAACCGCGACGACTTCGTCCGGGGCGTGCTGGACATCCTGGGCGTGGAGCCCGAGGTGATCACCGGCGACCAGGAGGCGGCCTTCTCCTTCACCGGCGCCACCAAGGAACTGCCGGGCGCGGACAGCCGGCTGGTCGTGGACATCGGCGGCGGCTCGACCGAGTTCGTCGTCGGCGACGACCGGGTACGGGCGGCGCGGTCGGTGGACATCGGCTGCGTACGGCTGACGGAGCGCCATCTCGTCCACGACGGGGTGACCGCCGACCCGCCCACTCCCGGACAGATCGCCGCGATACGGGCCGACATCGAGGCGGCCCTCGACCTCGCCGAGGAGACCGTCCCGCTGCGCGAGGCCCGCACCCTGGTCGGCCTGGCCGGCTCGGTGACCACGGTCGCCGCGATCGTGCTGGGCCTGGACGCGTACGACTCGGCCGCGATCCACCACTCCCGTATCCCCTACGACCGGGTCGCGGAGACCACCACCCGCCTCCTCACCGCCACCCACACCGAACGCGCCGCCATCCCGGTCATGCACCCCGGCCGCGTGGACGTCATCGGCGCGGGCTCCCTCATCCTGCTCGCCATCATGGAACGGACGGGCGCGCGCGAGGTCGTGGTCAGCGAGCACGACATCCTGGACGGCATCGCGTGGAGCTGCGTGCCCGACGCCCAGTGAGTGCTCAGATACGGCGGTGGACGTCGCGCCGGTCACCGACCTTGACGACGAGGACGATGAGCGCGTCGTCCTCGACCCGGTAGGCGACCCGGTAGTTGCCGACCCGCAGCCGGTAGAGGCCCGAGGGCCCGGCGAGCTTCTTGACGTCGGCGTCCTCGCGGTACGGATCGTCGCCGAGCGCGGTCAGCGCGGCCAGGACGCGCATGGCCGCGGGCCGGTCGATGGCCCGCAGCTGCCGCTGCGCCGCCGCGGTGAACCGGAACGCGTACTTCACGCGGCGTCCTCCGCGCGCTCGGTGAACAGGTCGGCCAGCAGCTCGGCCATCGTCACGGTCGGCCCGTCCTCGGCCAGAACGGCTTCCGCCTCCCGCGCGAGCAGCACATCGGCGGCTTCCTCCAGCGCGTAGAAGTCCGCGATCGGCACCACGGCGGCCACCGGCACGCCGTTACGGGTGATCACCGTGGGCGTGCCCTGCTCGGCCCGATTGATGTGGTCCGCAAGGTGCGCGCGGGCTTCCCGTACGGTCACAGTGCTCTCATTCATAGGGGAAGTGTACGCGCCTCCGTGTACACGGGAGTGAGTCCCGCCGCGGCCGCCGCCGCGCCTCACGAGAAAGTTCGTGAAGTTCTTCACAAGGAATTCGGCCCTGATGGGCGCCC encodes the following:
- a CDS encoding transglycosylase family protein, whose amino-acid sequence is MRSGKHRRPRQAPALLVAAGVTGSAIAIPLLAASGASAAEASTWDRVAECESGGRWSANLGNGFYGGLQLTQETWDTFGGAEFAASPDLASRSRQIQIADKVFAAQGTKAWSSCAVVSGLVKSVGGVVDGATGTGSDSATTDPAAGATDGASGTETPGYGDSGTQTGGTAPSATTTPSPAASDAKESATPEADASSAPAKGKHRGAPAKEDDGASGNTDKEREPNDRASRGSATARDGSLGDAYGGEETGRGESVVVGGEPLSVVIGSQKVVGGWV
- a CDS encoding transglycosylase family protein → MLRSSKAKHRRPSKAVRYATLAGITGAAVAAPLIGATSASAATASEWDQVAQCESGGNWSINTGNSFYGGLQFTSSTWAAYGGTAYAPRADLASKSQQIAVAEKVLAGQGKGAWPSCGVNLSRAAYNGGSGTQSQSQPKQQAAPKQQAAPQQQAAPKQQAAPRQPARTQEQPAASRSQSRATVTIKTGDGEYKVKSGDTLSRIAEAHKVKGGWKKVFDLNKDIVQDADVIYPGQRLHLS
- the eno gene encoding phosphopyruvate hydratase gives rise to the protein MLVPSIDVVVAREILDSRGNPTVEVEVGLDDGSTGRAAVPSGASTGAFEAVELRDGDASRYLGKGVEKAVLAVIEQLGPELVGYDATEQRLIDQAMIDLDATENKGSLGANAILGVSLAVAHAASEASDLPLFRYLGGPNAHLLPVPMMNILNGGSHADSNVDIQEFMIAPIGAESFSEALRWGAEVYHTLKKVLKQKGLSTGLGDEGGFAPNLESNRAALDLILEAIKEAGYVPGRDIALALDVAASEFYKDGSYEFEGKSRSAAEMTEYYAELVEAYPLVSIEDPLYEDDWAGWKVITDQLGSKVQIVGDDLFVTNPERLARGIEEGSANALLVKVNQIGSLTETLDAVELAQRNGFKCMMSHRSGETEDVTIADLAVAVNCGQIKTGAPARSDRVAKYNQLLRIEEILDDAAVYAGRSAFPRFRSA
- a CDS encoding FtsB family cell division protein, which produces MSGNRDRFSTATRLRIIGEQTAARVYRSQNRRQDRRSRLTGRAAFLALVVCTMVVALAYPMRQYVSQRNEIADQERLAREAKQRVEELRDEKARLRDDAYIQRLAREHLHYLMPGETGYTVIDPETAREKRDENRGSADRPWYSNVLDGVDTADRPKN
- a CDS encoding DUF501 domain-containing protein, with product MDTPPPQTERTEPTEADVAAFKEQLGRPPRGLRAIAHRCPCGQPDVVETAPRLPDGTPFPTTYYLTCPRAASAIGTLEANGVMREMTERLATDPGLAAAYRAAHEDYLARRDAIEVLPGFPSAGGMPDRVKCLHVLVGHSLAAGPGVNPLGDEALAMLPEWWAKGPCVSPCAAVAAPDTEEGTA
- a CDS encoding Ppx/GppA phosphatase family protein produces the protein MTRVAAIDCGTNSIRLLVADAAPETGELTELDRRMTIVRLGQGVDRTGRLAPEALERTFAACREYAAVIKEHGAERVRFVATSASRDAENRDDFVRGVLDILGVEPEVITGDQEAAFSFTGATKELPGADSRLVVDIGGGSTEFVVGDDRVRAARSVDIGCVRLTERHLVHDGVTADPPTPGQIAAIRADIEAALDLAEETVPLREARTLVGLAGSVTTVAAIVLGLDAYDSAAIHHSRIPYDRVAETTTRLLTATHTERAAIPVMHPGRVDVIGAGSLILLAIMERTGAREVVVSEHDILDGIAWSCVPDAQ
- a CDS encoding type II toxin-antitoxin system RelE family toxin — encoded protein: MKYAFRFTAAAQRQLRAIDRPAAMRVLAALTALGDDPYREDADVKKLAGPSGLYRLRVGNYRVAYRVEDDALIVLVVKVGDRRDVHRRI
- a CDS encoding type II toxin-antitoxin system Phd/YefM family antitoxin; this translates as MNESTVTVREARAHLADHINRAEQGTPTVITRNGVPVAAVVPIADFYALEEAADVLLAREAEAVLAEDGPTVTMAELLADLFTERAEDAA